One Sphaeramia orbicularis chromosome 21, fSphaOr1.1, whole genome shotgun sequence DNA window includes the following coding sequences:
- the LOC115412275 gene encoding gamma-crystallin M3-like codes for MGRIIFYEDRNFQGRSYETSNDCAELTSYLSRCSSCKVESGCFMVYERPNYMGHQVLVKRGEYPDNQRLMGISMSDCIRSSRMIPIHRGQFRMRIYERENFGGQMHELVEDCDSLQERYRLSDCQSAHVMDGHWLMYEQPHYRGRMVYLRPGEYRSMRDMGLGPLDMRIGSIRRIMDLC; via the exons ATGGGCAGA ATCATCTTCTACGAGGACAGGAACTTCCAGGGTCGTTCCTATGAGACCAGCAACGACTGTGCAGAGCTGACCTCCTACCTGAGCCGCTGCAGCTCCTGCAAGGTGGAGAGCGGCTGCTTCATGGTCTATGAACGTCCAAACTACATGGGCCACCAGGTGCTGGTGAAGAGAGGAGAGTACCCCGACAACCAGCGTCTGATGGGAATTAGCATGAGTGACTGCATCCGTTCCAGCCGCATGATCCCCATA CACAGAGGTCAGTTCAGGATGAGGATCTATGAGAGGGAGAACTTCGGAGGTCAGATGCATGAGCTGGTGGAGGACTGCGACTCCCTTCAGGAACGTTACCGCTTGTCCGACTGCCAGTCTGCCCATGTGATGGACGGCCACTGGCTGATGTACGAGCAGCCCCACTACAGAGGCAGGATGGTGTACCTGAGGCCTGGAGAGTACAGGAGCATGAGAGACATGGGATTGGGCCCCTTGGACATGAGGATCGGATCCATCAGGCGCATCATGGACTTGTGTTAG
- the LOC115412277 gene encoding gamma-crystallin M3-like — MGKIIFYEDRNFQGRFYETSSDCPDMSSYLSRCHSCRVESGCFMVYDRTNYMGNQYFMRRGEYSDYMSMMGMRDCIRSCRMIPMYRGSYRMRIYERENFGGMMHELMDDCDNIMDRYRMNDCMSCHVMDGHWLMYEQPHYRGRMMYMRPGEYRSFRDMGYSGMRWMSMRRIVDSYY; from the exons ATGGGCAAG ATCATCTTCTACGAGGACAGGAACTTCCAGGGTCGCTTCTATGAGACCAGCAGCGACTGCCCTGACATGTCCTCCTACCTGAGCAGGTGCCACTCCTGCAGGGTGGAGAGCGGCTGCTTCATGGTCTACGACCGCACTAACTACATGGGAAACCAGTACTTCATGAGGAGGGGCGAGTACTCTGACTACATGAGCATGATGGGAATGAGGGACTGCATCAGGTCCTGCCGTATGATCCCCATG TACAGAGGATCCTACAGGATGAGGATCTACGAGAGGGAGAACTTCGGCGGTATGATGCATGAGCTGATGGACGACTGCGACAACATCATGGACCGTTACCGCATGAACGACTGCATGTCCTGCCACGTCATGGACGGCCACTGGCTGATGTACGAGCAGCCCCACTACAGAGGCAGGATGATGTACATGAGGCCTGGAGAGTACAGGAGCTTCAGGGACATGGGCTACAGCGGCATGAGGTGGATGAGCATGAGGCGTATCGTTGATTCCTACTACTAA
- the LOC115412279 gene encoding gamma-crystallin M3, translating into MGKVIFYEDRNFQGRSYECMSDCADMSSYLSRCHSCRVESGCFMVYDRPNYMGNQYFMRRGEYADYMSMMGMSGGIRSCRMIPMYRGSYRMRIYERENFGGQMYELMDDCDSIMDRYRMNDCMSCNVMDGHWLMYEQPHYRGRMMYLRPGEYRSFRDMGYSGMRWMSMRRIMDMC; encoded by the exons ATGGGCAAG GTCATCTTCTACGAGGACAGGAACTTCCAGGGTCGCTCCTATGAGTGCATGAGCGACTGCGCCGACATGTCCTCCTACCTGAGCAGGTGCCACTCCTGCAGGGTGGAGAGCGGCTGCTTCATGGTCTACGACCGCCCCAACTACATGGGAAACCAGTACTTCATGAGGAGGGGCGAGTACGCTGACTACATGAGCATGATGGGCATGAGCGGTGGCATCAGGTCTTGCCGTATGATCCCCATG TACAGAGGATCCTACAGGATGAGGATCTACGAGAGGGAGAACTTCGGTGGCCAGATGTACGAGCTGATGGATGACTGCGACTCCATCATGGACCGTTACCGCATGAACGACTGCATGTCCTGCAACGTCATGGACGGCCACTGGCTGATGTACGAGCAGCCCCACTACAGAGGCAGGATGATGTACCTGAGGCCTGGAGAGTACAGGAGCTTCAGGGACATGGGCTACAGCGGCATGAGGTGGATGAGCATGAGGCGCATCATGGACATGTGctaa
- the LOC115412276 gene encoding gamma-crystallin M3-like, whose product MGKIIFYEDRNFMGRSYECMSDCSDMTSYLNRCHSCRVESGCFMVYDRPNYMGNQYFMRRGEYADYMSMMGMRDCIRSCRMIPMYRGSYRMRIYERENFGGQMYELMDDCDNIMDRYRMSDCMSCNVMDGHWLMYEQPHYRGRMMYLRPGEYRSFRDMGYSGMRWMSMRRIMDM is encoded by the exons ATGGGCAAG ATCATCTTCTACGAGGACAGGAACTTCATGGGTCGCTCCTATGAGTGCATGAGCGACTGCTCTGACATGACCTCCTACCTGAACAGGTGCCATTCCTGCAGGGTGGAGAGCGGCTGCTTCATGGTCTACGACCGCCCCAACTACATGGGAAACCAGTACTTCATGAGGAGGGGCGAGTACGCTGACTACATGAGCATGATGGGCATGAGGGACTGCATCAGGTCTTGCCGTATGATCCCCATG TACAGAGGATCCTACAGGATGAGGATCTACGAGAGGGAGAACTTCGGTGGTCAGATGTACGAGCTGATGGATGACTGTGACAACATCATGGACCGTTACCGCATGTCTGACTGCATGTCCTGCAACGTCATGGACGGCCACTGGCTGATGTACGAGCAGCCCCACTACAGAGGCAGGATGATGTACCTGAGGCCTGGAGAGTACAGGAGCTTCAGGGACATGGGCTACAGTGGCATGAGGTGGATGAGCATGAGGCGTATCATGGACATGtaa
- the LOC115412280 gene encoding gamma-crystallin M3-like has translation MSNTGMSMRGKIIFYEDRNFMGRSYECMNDCSDMTSYLSRCHSCRVESGCFMVYDRANYMGNQYFMRRGEYSDYMSMMGMRDCIRSCRMIPMYRGSYRMRIYERENFGGMMHELMDDCDNIMDRYRMNDCMSCHVMDGHWLMYEQPHYRGRMMYMRPGEYRSFRDMGYSGMRWMSMRRIMDSCY, from the exons ATGAGCAACACCGGCATGAGCATGAGGGGCAAG ATCATCTTCTACGAGGACAGGAACTTCATGGGTCGTTCCTATGAGTGCATGAATGATTGCTCCGACATGACCTCCTACCTGAGCAGGTGCCACTCCTGCAGGGTGGAGAGCGGCTGCTTCATGGTCTACGACCGCGCCAACTACATGGGAAACCAGTACTTCATGAGGAGGGGCGAGTACTCTGACTACATGAGCATGATGGGCATGAGGGACTGCATCAGGTCCTGCCGTATGATCCCCATG TACAGAGGATCCTACAGGATGAGGATCTACGAGAGGGAGAACTTCGGTGGTATGATGCATGAGCTGATGGACGACTGCGACAACATCATGGACCGTTACCGCATGAACGACTGCATGTCCTGCCACGTCATGGACGGCCACTGGCTGATGTACGAGCAGCCCCACTACAGAGGCAGGATGATGTACATGAGGCCTGGAGAGTACAGGAGCTTCAGGGACATGGGCTACAGCGGCATGAGGTGGATGAGCATGAGGCGCATCATGGATTCCTGCTACTAA
- the LOC115412272 gene encoding gamma-crystallin M3-like, with the protein MTTTDMSMGKIIFYEDRNFMGRSYECMSDCADMSSYLSRCHSCRVESGCFMVYDRANYMGNQYFMRRGEYADYMSMMGMSGGIRSCRMIPMYRGSYRMRIYERENFGGQMYELMDDCDSIMDRYRMNDCMSCNVMDGHWLMYEQPHYRGRMMYLRPGEYRSFRDMGYSGMRWMSMRRIMDMC; encoded by the exons ATGACCACCACCGATATGAGCATGGGCAAG ATCATCTTCTACGAGGACAGAAACTTCATGGGTCGCTCCTATGAGTGCATGAGCGACTGCGCCGACATGTCCTCCTACCTGAGCAGGTGCCACTCCTGCAGGGTGGAGAGCGGCTGCTTCATGGTCTACGACCGCGCCAACTACATGGGAAACCAGTACTTCATGAGGAGGGGCGAGTACGCTGACTACATGAGCATGATGGGCATGAGCGGTGGCATCAGGTCTTGCCGTATGATCCCCATG TACAGAGGATCCTACAGGATGAGGATCTACGAGAGGGAGAACTTCGGTGGCCAGATGTACGAGCTGATGGATGACTGCGACTCCATCATGGACCGTTACCGCATGAACGACTGCATGTCCTGCAACGTCATGGACGGCCACTGGCTGATGTACGAGCAGCCCCACTACAGAGGCAGGATGATGTACCTGAGGCCTGGAGAGTACAGGAGCTTCAGGGACATGGGCTACAGCGGCATGAGGTGGATGAGCATGAGGCGTATCATGGATATGTGCTAA
- the LOC115412278 gene encoding gamma-crystallin M3-like encodes MHGKIIFYEDRNFQGRSYECDSDCSDMSSHLSRCNSCRVKSGCFVVYDHPNYMGMQYFLRKGEYSDYQRMMGFSDCIRSCRMIPLHKGPYRLRIYEMENFGGQMNELVDDCDNIQSRFRISGCMSCHVMDGHWLMYEQPNYRGRMLYLRPGEYRSFSESGYDGIRFMSIRRITDSC; translated from the exons ATGCATGGCAAG ATCATCTTCTACGAGGACAGGAACTTCCAGGGTCGCTCCTATGAGTGCGACAGCGACTGCTCCGACATGTCCTCCCACCTGAGCAGGTGCAACTCCTGCAGGGTGAAGAGCGGCTGCTTTGTGGTCTATGACCATCCTAACTACATGGGTATGCAGTACTTTTTGAGGAAGGGCGAGTACTCTGACTATCAACGCATGATGGGTTTCAGCGACTGCATCAGGTCCTGTCGTATGATCCCACTG CATAAAGGTCCCTACAGACTAAGGATCTACGAGATGGAGAACTTCGGAGGCCAGATGAATGAGCTGGTGGATGACTGTGACAACATCCAGAGTCGTTTCCGCATATCTGGCTGCATGTCCTGCCACGTGATGGACGGACACTGGCTGATGTACGAGCAGCCCAACTACAGAGGCCGGATGCTGTACCTGAGACCCGGAGAATACAGGAGCTTCAGCGAAAGTGGCTACGATGGAATTAGATTCATGTCAATTAGACGCATCACTGACTCATGTTAA